Proteins encoded by one window of Lacipirellulaceae bacterium:
- a CDS encoding TolC family protein, translated as MDFRRKTRFLLATLALIVASGCATTQEYVLSSSNPKSVASGREEERTKAPTEDSATPKSKIQLASQTEDISLPSLSPNDLNNEVEESSGSGQQSGEDQSASEAVEELVQPMELTLIPPVAEQQQPVDYFIQVALSGHPKIQAAQNRVSAAANVIPQARALPDPSFNNTFWPIQDQALQTAGGRVGHQFQLGQGVPWPEKLRAKAAIASREVQIAQAELNRIQREITESVRLAYYEVWFATRAITIVEETRELVDDLTQVAEARYKSGGTQQDVLRAQLEADRLDDQLVGLRKQKEQAQADLAALVQQPVTLIPEAQQDIGLRNVPERLESLLALAEQCSPELRAIASEIQRDRQKQRLAYLQKYPDFNLGLNYAIIDDDTNAISPVANGHDNISFMVGFTLPIWREKINAGIREAANRTSSSAQRLQAERDAIQGKLRRLMAQADALVEQAGIYEDRIIPRTEDTLKLSFADYRGKRTDFFALIETYRELLMFETQLARIEATLAGTIAQIERTVGCPYGG; from the coding sequence ATGGATTTTCGCAGAAAAACACGATTTCTGCTAGCCACGCTGGCTTTGATTGTCGCCAGTGGGTGTGCAACGACGCAGGAATATGTGCTATCGAGCAGCAATCCTAAAAGCGTTGCGTCTGGTAGAGAGGAGGAAAGGACCAAGGCACCCACTGAGGATTCAGCTACGCCGAAGAGCAAAATTCAGCTAGCCAGCCAAACCGAAGACATCAGTCTGCCGTCTCTCTCCCCCAATGATCTCAATAATGAGGTGGAAGAAAGCAGTGGTTCTGGCCAGCAGTCGGGAGAAGATCAATCGGCTTCCGAAGCCGTAGAAGAACTTGTGCAGCCGATGGAACTAACTTTAATTCCTCCGGTGGCGGAGCAACAGCAGCCGGTGGATTATTTCATACAAGTGGCCCTAAGTGGGCATCCAAAAATCCAAGCGGCCCAAAACCGCGTGTCCGCTGCAGCGAATGTAATCCCGCAAGCGCGAGCGTTGCCCGATCCGAGTTTCAACAACACCTTCTGGCCGATTCAAGACCAGGCTCTGCAGACGGCCGGTGGTCGCGTAGGGCATCAGTTCCAGCTTGGGCAAGGCGTCCCGTGGCCGGAGAAGCTGCGTGCAAAAGCGGCGATCGCCAGTCGCGAAGTCCAAATAGCGCAAGCAGAACTCAATCGAATCCAACGCGAGATCACCGAATCCGTTCGTCTGGCTTACTACGAAGTCTGGTTTGCAACTCGGGCGATCACGATTGTCGAAGAAACTCGCGAGTTAGTGGACGACCTGACGCAAGTGGCGGAAGCTCGCTACAAGAGTGGCGGCACTCAGCAAGACGTACTGCGAGCGCAACTTGAAGCAGACCGATTGGACGACCAACTGGTAGGGTTGCGCAAGCAAAAAGAGCAGGCTCAGGCCGATTTGGCAGCGTTAGTGCAGCAGCCGGTCACCCTTATCCCCGAAGCTCAGCAAGACATTGGGTTAAGGAATGTGCCCGAGCGGTTGGAAAGCTTACTTGCCCTCGCCGAGCAGTGCAGTCCAGAACTTCGAGCTATCGCATCAGAGATCCAACGCGACCGTCAGAAGCAGCGGCTCGCTTACTTGCAAAAATATCCTGATTTCAACCTCGGACTGAATTACGCAATCATTGATGACGACACGAATGCCATCAGCCCTGTGGCGAACGGTCACGACAACATCAGCTTCATGGTTGGATTTACCCTTCCTATATGGCGTGAAAAGATCAACGCTGGCATCCGCGAAGCAGCCAACCGGACCAGTAGTTCGGCGCAACGGCTACAAGCCGAACGCGATGCCATACAAGGCAAGTTGCGACGGCTGATGGCCCAGGCCGACGCCTTGGTTGAGCAGGCAGGTATCTATGAAGACCGAATTATTCCGCGAACCGAAGATACGCTCAAACTCTCCTTCGCCGATTACCGCGGCAAGCGAACCGACTTCTTCGCGCTGATCGAGACCTATCGCGAACTGCTGATGTTCGAGACCCAGTTGGCACGCATTGAGGCAACACTTGCTGGGACGATCGCTCAAATCGAACGCACCGTTGGGTGTCCCTACGGAGGTTGA
- a CDS encoding efflux RND transporter permease subunit produces the protein MLNIIIRFCVKEPWLVLLLAIGLSVGGWFAYQSVPIDAIPNVGENQVIVLTPWPGRSPKDIEDQVTYPLSVSLLAVPGAESVRGKSMFGYSFVQVTFKDEIDFYWARSRVSEQLGSAASQLPDGVVPQLGPDATGLGQIYYYTLIPPQLREGQSAEAGMSLAELRSLQDFVIKFELQAVEGVSEVASIGGYVRQYQIEVDPDKLRFHNLPLDALAMAIKGSNLDVGAKTVETTGMEYIVRGKGFLGTDGDQRKTIRDIEETVITQRNGVPVRVGDVANVQLGPDFRRGALDYNGAEAVGGVVVMRYGENPRDVIDRVKEKIAQIEPALKGVTIHGVYDRTGLIDETMATLTHALRDEILITAVIILLFLLHIRSSFIVAICLPAAVLMSFIAMHVVGVESNIMSLAGIAIAIGTMVDMGIIVSENIYQHLADWEKDQAANGGKQIKRSKNRADVVYEAAIEVAPAVVTAVATTIVSFLPVFFLTGRDYRLFSPLAYTKTFAIAAAMITAVTIVPAMCRLMLRSAEYQKRTALAAGLGLAALLGLAAHYMWAEPLAHHFGIPTWSITALAVAVGFIAAWQLMQERIRPIEEIPSSRFVRWLYAARLRQALNHKVLALSFPALLLVVGVGAWIGMPTVMRPVEKIARVFGADLNQFPGYVDAKHVFTGLQSDDWIALDEGSWFYMPTLYPAASFSQAMQVLQTQDVLIGQIPEVKDVLGKIGRVESALDPAPAAMVETYVMLKPESQWREGVTPRDVWDEINKVATLPGVTPASALQPIEGRVVMLQSGIKAPMAIRVYGDKLDTLADAAMDVAATLKTSPLVNAGTVNPDIVLGKPYIEFTVNREAASRYGLSAAMVNQIIETALGGMNLIKTVEGRERYPVRLRYNRDLRERIDQLSRLPVVTHSGAVVPLEELAKLETTWGPGAINSENGRLVAHVSFMTSGAKGDLESVTAIEEQLREAQLLPPSDPNRLALPAGYSLEAVGSFRNQIEANTRLMWIIPVVILINLLLIYFEFRNLPISMAVFSGIPVAFAGGMVLVACMEVELNTAVWVGFIALFGLAVDDGVVMATYIHQLLKRRKVRSVEDIRNTVYDAGLKRIRPCVMTTVTTLAALVPVLIATGRGADVARAMAIPVFGGMLAEPFTSFIVPTLYSAYLETKMRFGFHDPLWEGAEAMPTTQKEELMDAA, from the coding sequence ATGCTCAACATCATCATTCGCTTTTGTGTGAAAGAACCGTGGCTCGTCCTGCTATTGGCGATCGGGCTAAGCGTGGGCGGCTGGTTCGCCTACCAGTCCGTGCCCATCGACGCCATTCCCAACGTCGGTGAGAACCAGGTCATCGTGCTGACGCCATGGCCCGGACGTTCGCCGAAAGACATCGAAGATCAGGTCACGTATCCGCTGAGCGTCTCTCTGCTCGCCGTGCCAGGCGCCGAATCGGTGCGCGGCAAGAGCATGTTCGGTTACAGCTTTGTGCAAGTGACTTTCAAGGATGAGATTGACTTCTATTGGGCGCGAAGTCGCGTCTCCGAGCAACTTGGCTCGGCAGCGTCTCAGTTGCCCGATGGAGTCGTTCCGCAACTAGGTCCCGACGCTACCGGACTTGGGCAAATCTACTACTACACGTTGATCCCACCGCAGCTCCGCGAGGGGCAGTCTGCTGAAGCAGGGATGAGCTTGGCGGAGCTACGAAGTTTGCAGGACTTTGTCATCAAGTTCGAGCTTCAGGCAGTGGAAGGGGTGAGTGAAGTCGCTTCGATCGGCGGCTATGTTCGCCAGTATCAAATCGAAGTCGATCCTGACAAGCTTCGCTTCCACAATCTGCCGCTAGATGCCTTAGCGATGGCCATCAAGGGGTCCAACTTGGACGTGGGCGCCAAGACCGTTGAAACAACGGGGATGGAATACATTGTGCGTGGGAAAGGATTTCTTGGCACCGATGGCGACCAGCGGAAGACTATCCGAGACATCGAAGAGACGGTGATTACGCAGCGAAACGGCGTGCCTGTTCGCGTAGGTGATGTGGCGAATGTGCAACTTGGCCCAGACTTCCGCCGGGGAGCACTCGACTACAATGGGGCCGAGGCAGTCGGTGGCGTCGTTGTGATGCGCTACGGCGAGAATCCACGGGATGTCATTGACCGTGTGAAGGAGAAGATTGCTCAAATCGAACCCGCATTAAAGGGAGTCACGATTCACGGCGTGTATGACCGAACGGGCCTCATCGACGAAACGATGGCCACGCTGACCCACGCGCTGCGTGACGAAATCCTGATTACCGCCGTCATCATTCTGCTGTTCTTGCTGCACATTCGCAGCAGCTTCATTGTGGCGATCTGTCTGCCGGCCGCCGTGCTGATGTCATTCATCGCCATGCACGTTGTAGGCGTTGAATCGAATATCATGTCGCTTGCCGGGATCGCTATCGCCATTGGCACGATGGTCGATATGGGCATCATCGTCTCAGAGAATATCTATCAGCATCTTGCGGATTGGGAAAAAGATCAGGCAGCCAACGGCGGGAAGCAGATTAAGCGTTCCAAGAATCGTGCAGATGTTGTCTATGAGGCGGCAATCGAAGTTGCTCCGGCAGTCGTTACGGCGGTGGCAACGACCATCGTTAGTTTTCTGCCCGTGTTTTTTCTCACGGGGCGTGACTACCGGCTCTTCTCGCCGCTGGCTTACACGAAGACGTTCGCCATCGCGGCGGCCATGATCACTGCCGTCACAATCGTCCCAGCGATGTGTCGTCTCATGCTCCGCAGCGCCGAGTACCAGAAACGAACGGCGCTGGCGGCCGGCCTGGGACTGGCGGCTCTCCTGGGGCTAGCGGCTCACTACATGTGGGCGGAGCCACTGGCCCACCACTTCGGCATCCCAACTTGGTCGATAACCGCACTGGCGGTAGCCGTGGGCTTCATTGCCGCATGGCAGTTGATGCAGGAACGAATTCGCCCGATTGAAGAGATTCCTTCTAGTCGTTTTGTTCGCTGGCTCTATGCCGCTCGTTTGCGGCAAGCGCTCAACCACAAGGTGCTTGCCCTTTCATTTCCTGCGTTATTACTGGTTGTCGGTGTCGGCGCCTGGATTGGGATGCCAACGGTCATGCGTCCTGTTGAGAAGATCGCCCGTGTCTTTGGAGCAGACCTCAATCAGTTTCCCGGCTATGTGGACGCCAAGCATGTGTTTACCGGGCTACAGAGCGACGACTGGATCGCTCTGGATGAGGGCAGTTGGTTTTATATGCCGACGCTTTATCCGGCCGCCAGTTTTTCGCAGGCAATGCAGGTCTTGCAGACGCAGGATGTGCTGATTGGGCAGATTCCAGAAGTGAAAGATGTGCTCGGTAAAATCGGCCGCGTTGAATCGGCGCTCGACCCCGCGCCGGCTGCGATGGTTGAAACCTATGTGATGCTTAAGCCTGAGAGCCAGTGGCGAGAGGGTGTTACCCCTCGCGATGTGTGGGATGAGATTAACAAAGTCGCCACGCTTCCGGGCGTGACTCCCGCGTCCGCCCTGCAACCCATTGAAGGCCGGGTGGTGATGCTGCAATCGGGCATCAAAGCGCCGATGGCTATCCGCGTCTACGGCGACAAGCTCGATACGCTGGCCGATGCCGCGATGGATGTGGCTGCGACACTGAAGACCTCACCGCTGGTCAACGCCGGAACGGTCAATCCCGACATTGTGCTCGGCAAACCGTATATCGAATTCACCGTCAACCGCGAAGCCGCCTCCCGCTACGGCCTGAGTGCGGCGATGGTCAATCAGATAATCGAAACCGCTCTCGGTGGAATGAATCTCATCAAGACGGTTGAAGGCCGCGAGCGTTATCCCGTGCGGCTCCGCTACAACCGCGACCTTCGTGAACGGATCGATCAACTGAGCCGCTTACCGGTCGTGACGCACAGCGGCGCGGTGGTGCCGCTGGAGGAACTCGCGAAGCTGGAGACCACCTGGGGGCCAGGCGCTATCAACAGCGAAAACGGCCGACTGGTGGCTCATGTTTCCTTCATGACCAGCGGCGCTAAAGGCGACTTGGAGTCGGTCACTGCGATCGAAGAGCAGCTTCGTGAGGCCCAGTTGCTACCACCATCCGATCCGAATCGACTGGCGCTTCCAGCAGGGTATTCGTTGGAGGCAGTTGGCAGTTTCCGCAATCAAATTGAGGCCAACACGAGGCTCATGTGGATCATTCCCGTGGTCATTCTCATCAACCTGCTGCTGATCTATTTCGAGTTCCGCAATCTGCCGATTTCAATGGCGGTCTTTAGCGGCATTCCGGTCGCCTTTGCCGGCGGAATGGTGTTGGTTGCTTGCATGGAAGTCGAACTGAACACCGCCGTCTGGGTAGGGTTCATTGCGCTCTTTGGTTTGGCCGTCGACGACGGCGTCGTCATGGCGACCTACATCCATCAATTGCTGAAGCGTCGTAAAGTACGAAGCGTCGAAGACATTCGCAATACGGTCTACGACGCGGGACTTAAACGCATTCGGCCGTGTGTGATGACGACGGTCACTACCCTTGCCGCACTCGTCCCCGTGTTGATTGCAACCGGGCGCGGCGCCGACGTGGCTCGCGCCATGGCTATTCCCGTCTTCGGCGGCATGCTGGCCGAGCCTTTTACTTCCTTCATCGTGCCGACGCTTTATTCTGCCTACCTGGAAACGAAGATGCGTTTCGGCTTCCACGATCCACTTTGGGAAGGCGCCGAAGCAATGCCCACTACTCAAAAGGAGGAACTCATGGACGCTGCCTAA
- a CDS encoding efflux RND transporter periplasmic adaptor subunit has translation MKSIGVVAVGALLLFLIGVAQRTEWVTADGFSATGGETTAKAAAASEDKRYICPMMCTPPSTEPGRCPVCAMELVEATSGGGGDGISVTIESAARRLVGIQTAMSRMGEMTRTIRTIGSIDFDESRLSTISAYIDGRLEKLYADYVGVEVTQGEDLALIYSPQLYSAQTEYITSLEGNASKRFQIGDSNLEEMSRQNLSELGMTEQQIESLRQSRKPQSRIRIKSPQSGTVIEKTAVEGDYVKTGQKLYRIADLSSVWLMLDLFPDDAATVRFGQQVEAEIQSMPGEVFSGRVAFIDPTVNSQTRTVRVRVEVMNFDGKLRPGDYATARITVPAIPTDLVYDPALSGKYISPMHPQVIRDEPGDCPICGRDLVPTSQLGYATQPQPEQRVVTVPRDSVLLTGDSGVIYVETEPGRFEIRRVAVGPMNDTEAVIIEGLAAGETVATGGNFLIDSQMQLAGNPSLMDPTKAPSYSPGPLELPESQPAMLAADAGRHFDRAYDAYFEIQCAMAADMTPPPVSLNTLLDSLAHLAMSAEVPDDAQTELAKARRAALRMDGSLETAREAYRAVSHGMLRAAVVARGPKTARALTHYYCPMVPGGGGDWMQPGGDLANPYWGDEMLRCGEIVRDMAIDEPVSAPSVAKMPN, from the coding sequence GTGAAATCGATCGGGGTCGTCGCGGTCGGAGCACTGTTGCTGTTCTTAATCGGAGTCGCTCAGCGAACCGAATGGGTGACCGCCGACGGCTTTTCCGCCACCGGCGGTGAAACCACTGCCAAAGCCGCCGCAGCTAGTGAAGACAAACGTTATATCTGTCCCATGATGTGTACCCCGCCATCGACCGAACCGGGTCGTTGTCCGGTGTGTGCGATGGAACTTGTGGAGGCTACCAGTGGTGGTGGCGGCGACGGGATTTCGGTCACCATCGAATCGGCCGCGCGCCGACTCGTCGGCATCCAGACCGCAATGTCGAGGATGGGCGAAATGACGCGCACCATTCGCACCATTGGCTCGATTGACTTTGATGAAAGCAGACTGTCTACGATCTCCGCTTACATCGACGGACGACTAGAAAAGCTGTACGCCGACTACGTCGGCGTCGAGGTAACCCAAGGAGAAGACCTCGCGCTGATCTACAGCCCTCAACTCTATTCCGCTCAGACGGAGTACATAACTAGCCTTGAAGGTAATGCGTCCAAACGGTTCCAAATCGGCGATAGCAACCTGGAGGAAATGTCTCGCCAGAATCTCAGTGAACTTGGCATGACCGAGCAGCAGATCGAGTCACTGCGCCAGAGCCGCAAGCCGCAATCCCGCATTCGTATTAAGTCGCCGCAAAGCGGAACGGTCATTGAGAAGACGGCGGTTGAAGGCGACTACGTCAAGACCGGACAGAAGCTCTACCGCATCGCAGATCTGAGTTCCGTCTGGCTGATGCTCGATCTGTTTCCCGACGACGCGGCAACGGTCCGCTTCGGTCAACAGGTCGAGGCGGAGATCCAATCCATGCCGGGTGAAGTCTTCTCGGGGAGAGTGGCGTTTATCGATCCCACCGTTAACTCGCAAACTCGCACCGTACGAGTTCGTGTTGAAGTGATGAACTTCGACGGTAAGTTGCGGCCCGGTGACTACGCCACCGCGCGGATCACGGTGCCTGCGATTCCAACCGACTTAGTCTACGACCCGGCGCTCTCCGGCAAATATATCAGTCCCATGCATCCCCAAGTCATACGTGACGAGCCCGGAGACTGCCCAATTTGTGGCAGGGACTTAGTGCCGACTAGCCAGCTTGGCTACGCCACCCAGCCGCAGCCCGAACAACGAGTCGTGACTGTGCCCCGAGATTCCGTCTTACTCACGGGCGACAGCGGTGTGATCTATGTGGAAACCGAGCCGGGACGGTTCGAGATTCGTCGGGTCGCCGTCGGGCCGATGAACGATACCGAAGCGGTGATCATTGAAGGGCTGGCTGCTGGCGAGACCGTTGCCACCGGTGGTAACTTTCTGATCGACTCGCAAATGCAGTTGGCCGGCAATCCATCTTTGATGGACCCTACCAAAGCTCCGAGCTATTCGCCCGGTCCCCTGGAATTGCCTGAGAGCCAACCGGCCATGCTTGCCGCCGACGCGGGTCGCCACTTCGACAGAGCCTACGACGCCTATTTTGAAATCCAATGTGCGATGGCTGCGGACATGACTCCGCCGCCAGTCTCACTTAATACCCTGTTGGATTCGCTCGCGCATTTAGCGATGTCCGCCGAAGTTCCCGACGACGCTCAAACAGAGTTAGCCAAAGCCCGCCGAGCCGCCTTGCGAATGGATGGCTCACTGGAGACAGCCCGCGAGGCTTACCGAGCTGTCAGCCACGGGATGTTGCGAGCCGCCGTAGTCGCACGCGGCCCCAAGACGGCAAGAGCACTGACGCACTACTACTGTCCGATGGTCCCGGGCGGCGGTGGCGACTGGATGCAACCTGGCGGTGATCTTGCCAATCCGTATTGGGGCGATGAGATGCTTCGCTGCGGCGAAATCGTGCGAGACATGGCGATCGACGAGCCTGTTTCGGCTCCTTCTGTTGCGAAAATGCCGAACTAG